A window of Bacillota bacterium contains these coding sequences:
- a CDS encoding ribonuclease III, which yields MEADAVNVTGDDNNNQQPFPVILDELGKPIGAAALAYLGDAVFELQVRKRLVTCGQYNLNGMHKAAVDTVSASAQAAALARLSPVLTPQEVAVVRMGRNTKTSVPRSASVSEYRLSTGFEALVGYLYLSGNERRLQELMNLVWEEGDRQDED from the coding sequence ATGGAGGCTGATGCAGTGAACGTAACCGGTGACGACAATAATAACCAGCAGCCATTCCCTGTTATCTTAGATGAGTTGGGTAAGCCCATTGGGGCTGCGGCTCTGGCCTACCTCGGTGATGCCGTTTTTGAACTACAGGTGAGAAAACGGCTGGTAACCTGTGGGCAGTATAATTTGAACGGGATGCACAAAGCTGCGGTGGATACCGTCAGTGCCAGTGCCCAGGCTGCGGCCTTGGCTCGTTTGAGCCCTGTCTTGACTCCCCAGGAGGTTGCCGTGGTCCGCATGGGGCGAAATACCAAGACATCGGTACCCCGCAGTGCTTCCGTGAGTGAGTATCGGCTGAGTACAGGCTTTGAGGCCCTGGTGGGTTATTTATACTTGTCTGGTAATGAACGCCGGCTCCAGGAACTGATGAATCTAGTCTGGGAAGAAGGGGACCGACAGGATGAAGACTGA
- the rlmB gene encoding 23S rRNA (guanosine(2251)-2'-O)-methyltransferase RlmB, which translates to MKTEIICGRNPVLEALRSGRQIQRIVILRGSKGGAIDQIQDLAQKRRIPVDYASKSVVEGLATETSHQGVVAQVAPFSYWALEDLLDTIAHRQEVPFLVVLDQIEDPHNLGAVLRSADAAGAHGVIIPQRRAASVTSTVAKTSAGAVEYVPVCQVTNLARAIDTLKERGIWVTGADMRGDKLHTEADLTGPLALVIGSEGRGIRRLIADKCDFLVRLPMYGQVNSLNASVAAGILLYEAVRQRRGL; encoded by the coding sequence ATGAAGACTGAGATAATCTGTGGACGCAACCCGGTGCTGGAGGCCCTGCGCTCTGGTCGCCAGATCCAAAGGATTGTGATCCTGCGGGGAAGTAAAGGTGGAGCCATCGACCAGATCCAGGACTTGGCTCAGAAGCGGAGGATTCCCGTCGACTATGCTTCTAAGTCGGTAGTGGAGGGGTTGGCAACGGAAACCTCCCATCAAGGGGTGGTGGCTCAGGTTGCTCCCTTTTCCTATTGGGCCCTGGAGGATTTGCTGGATACCATCGCCCACCGGCAGGAAGTTCCTTTCCTGGTGGTTCTGGACCAGATTGAGGATCCCCATAACCTCGGTGCGGTGCTGCGGAGTGCCGATGCCGCGGGGGCCCATGGTGTGATCATTCCCCAGCGCCGGGCAGCTTCGGTGACCAGCACCGTGGCGAAGACCTCCGCGGGTGCCGTGGAGTATGTTCCGGTGTGTCAAGTGACCAACTTGGCCCGGGCCATCGATACCCTTAAGGAAAGGGGTATCTGGGTGACCGGGGCCGATATGAGGGGGGACAAGCTCCACACCGAGGCGGATCTGACGGGCCCCTTGGCCTTGGTCATCGGCTCCGAGGGCCGAGGGATCCGGCGCCTGATCGCAGACAAATGTGACTTTCTGGTCCGCTTGCCGATGTACGGACAGGTCAATTCCCTCAACGCCTCCGTGGCAGCCGGTATCCTCCTCTATGAGGCGGTAAGACAAAGAAGGGGACTGTAG